TTTCTGTTATATGGACAAATACAGTAAGGGTGGGTCCTTTGGGCATTATCAGTATTATGAAAAACCGGTATGGCTCCCATGATGCTTACACCATTTATTATGGCCTAAAGAGAGAGGATGGGTGAGGATAACAATCCAGCTGGACCCAAAGTCTAGCTAGAACAAAGAATCAGAAGGCAATATTCCTTCCGTTTTATAATAGGCTATAGAATCAAGCTGAGGTGGAACAAACCAGATACCTCTAATTCAACTTATTTATCAAGCAAGTTGTACTCAAGCTAATtttgtgccaaaaaaaaaatgctggccATGAAACACAAATTCAACCGCAAAAATGATTAGAAAAGTTAAACCCGCATTCGAGATTATAAATCTTCCACACAATAACATCAAATCATGGTACATGTACCAGCTCGAACCGGATATACTAGTATTCGATCATATCCGATCGATTTCGACCCTAATTCTTAGTCATGACCGGTaaacatttgatttttttctttaacctcGTTTATATGGTGCTCCATTTATCAAGGAGGTTATTGTAACTAGAGTTGACATAAGAGTAGTTGAATGCAGTTTACACGAGGGATGGCAGTGTATTCACCCAAACCTCATCCCGTCAATGATGCATCAAAAGTAGCATAGATTTTGTCAACAAGTTTCCAGTtggaaattcaaattcatggaagTCAACGAGGGACAAGTAGATCAGTTTCTTTTGCATGCATGCCTTCAGTAGAGAGGAGCCTTCCTAATTAAGCTCGCATTAACACAAGGAActaaagcattaattaactTTTGATAGCCTTATATTTGTGTGCTCCCACTTGCTCCCACCTTTTCAAGCGCTTGGGTTATATTTGTTGTGActacaaaatcaattaaaaagaaagcaaaagaacaaaaaatatcaaaggTCATGCCCCCCCATTAATTTCTTGCATAATTTGCTGGTGGTTTTAAAACATGGATTAATGTGAGATACAGATAAAGAAATAAGCTGCCTCTGCGAGGAAGCAGTACTTTATTGTGGATCAAGGTAGTATTACATAATTGATAAAAAGGAAACACTCTATTAACATGACACAAACCAAGTTCCTCCATAATGCGAagaaatttggctaattaagctTAAGAAATTCAGTAGGGCCATCATCTTCCCTAGAAGGTAGCTTAGAGAATGTAAACAAAATGACCCAGCAACACGTACTACACACATCATGCAACAAATAGATATAACATAACTCGACAAAGTGCGAGAATTCATcgatcttcttctcttcttttaacgAGGAAAGAGATTTTATCTCCTTCTCTTGCATACTTTGACAAACTCACATGGGAGTTGGCCCAAGTGAGTGAAGCAACTGTTCAGCATCTTTAATTCTCTTCCCTGCTTTGGGCTTCGGCAAATTTCCATCATGTTCAACTATCTTTTCCGTGTTCGGTGGATCTCCTCTACACCCATCCTTTTTCTGGCAAGGTCTATGGTAAGGCGCTGCTTCATGAGGACGACAATTCCCCTTATGTCCAACTCCACAATGAACTTCACCACCACCTTTTCCAATAGTGCCGTAACCAATATCTTCTGCATTATTTTCTTTCACCAAGCAAATGCTTGCGAGTAATGCCATCAATAACCATGCACGGACTGCAGCCATCTGAGAAAAATGTCATTTACGCATCTTAGCTTATGAGCAGGAAGAAAAAAGGATTATAAGAAATCTCattcattaaaataaaaaagttgaACAATGTAGTCCTCTTGGATTAGTGGCCTTTGTAAGAATGATTGGAGATGAGGGAATTTCAAAATAGGTGGAATGACTTTGATCATTATGGTCACGGATACAACTTgctttgatcttaagagccttttTTTCGAAACTTTTCCaatgaaaatctttaattaGCAAAATAGAAACTCAAGTACCGAGGCATGATTAGTATAACATTCATAGAAAGTTGTGATAATATGTAATATTTACAACATCATCTACGATCATTAGTGGTAAAAATTTTCCATTTTCTATTAGAACGAGCAAGATATGGATCATGATTGTAAGTATATTtagtaaaaagagaaagaggaagatatTTTTTACATAATTTTCTATGTTATTTCTTGCTGGCTGATCATGAAATGCATGCAAGACCCATTTGTAATCTTCAACACCAAGAGGTACATAGCTTGTACTTCAATTGTGTTTACAGAATATAAGCCTTGTTGTTTCTCATAATAGGAACATAATCATTTCTAAAGATTGATAGGAGGAATTCCACAcagataatatattttactttaCTTTCTGCTCATTGATATACTATTAGTCTATCTATTGTCAGACTAAAAACTACAACATAATATAGACATCAAATATGCCTTAAATAATGTTGGTTGAACACATGACTTACAATATTGATATATCTGTATAATGAATAATGAGCTTCAAATAAATACACATTGATGCACATATATAAATAGCTTTTAAGTAGTCATAAAACAAGGTATGCAAAAATAAAGCGTTTCTTATTAAGAAAATATCTTgattttggaaaatcaaaagtgaagtagattttttttgcaaaattccCTTGATTGTATGTGTTAGATGAAATATAAAATAACAAACTATATCTTTTCAATAGAATTGGACCGATGGTTGTCACCATCCCTATAGTACGTATTCTAAAATGAGGTTTGGCATTTGAAGACAAATGGCAGCGCTTctattgtaatataatacaaaaaaaaagagagagagaagaggtaaggaaagaaaaagagaaagaaaggatagatggatgaatgaatgaatgaatgaaaaagGAGTTAAAAGCatatattcattcattcattcattcttcTTAGAAgcttaatatagaaaatttagtaCGCAATACCTTTTCTTTTGCACTATCTTGCGGATGACCTATAAGCAACCAACTTGCTTTCATGCCATTCACGACCGCTGTGTTATATACAATATAGGCAATGACATGAATAGCGGACACGCATGAACCACGGAGGGAGGATGGAGCCTGTGAATGTGAGGAAACATCGGGAAGGGAGGATAGAGCTTGTGGATGAGAGAAACATTCGGGGAGAGAGGGTAGAGCCTAAGTATGGGAGGAAAAGCTGGGCCAAGAAGACCGCAAGGAATAAGGAACCTAAACGGCCAACATCTTGTTGCCTTAACCATTTAGACTTGTTGTCTGGCCACAACATAATCTTGCAACCATCTATTATTATAGCAACAATAATCAATGCCATGCacttatttgcatatttttgATTTTCCCTTGTAGTCAGTCGACCATGATTTAGATCAGAGGATTACCTAAACATTTTTTAGCCTCAATCAAGATGATTTTGAAATCTAGCGAGTGATGAAAATgagaaaaatgattaaaatcagCCGAGCATAGACAAGAATATACATATTTTCCAAGAGTGATCATTATTATTtctatttacttatttatttttgagattggaAGGCACTCTAAGTCCAAGTTTGTGCCAAAAGAATATCTAGATCCCTACTCACCCAACCCAGCATCAGTCGAAACCCAGGCCACAAGCCACATCAAGCCAAAGACTCTTTAAAAAACACAATTTCAAACTACATTTTTTCTTTCGCTGGGGAGGGGGGGCGCGGGGTGTATACTATGTTCTAGATATACTGCCATTTCGGAACTTGCAATGGAGATTAAGAAGtaataataatcataataaataaataaaataaaaacaaggactataaaaaattaaatattaaatataaaaatagtaaatataaaCTGAATGCATGAAATCGGTATCAGAGGATAGGTAGAGGGACATGGACTTGGTGGGTTAAAAAGTACTTCAAACTTCAAAACATTTTAAAATGGAAACTAGCGAGAAGAACGGTTAGACTAGAGAGATAATGACTTCTGCAGTTACTAAGGAGAATGATAGAAAATAAAGCATATTTTTTAGGTATCTActaaaaatataattgataatatgATTCTTTTGAACAAAATTTCTTTGAAAAACCAAGTGCATCTTTTTCAGTAAATTTTTGACAGGCAAGAACCATCCGAtatattctcttttattttatAAGGTAATGTAAATAGAAATTGAGATATCCAGACTCGCATCTAATGGCTCTTTCTAATGAGAGGAAACTATCCAAACAAAAAgggaaaatataaaaagaaaggaaactaAAAGGTGTTCCACCCTAGCATTGTGTGCTTCTCTCTCTTAAACGTTCCACAGCAGTCAGCAGCTGGTGCccaaccctctctctctctctctccctcctggcTCGTCTGCCTCTATCCCTCAAAATCCCATCTCCTCCATCTCAAACTTACCACTTCATCTAATTCTCCAAATTCACCTTGTTAACATCTCCCTCTAGTTACTGTCTTGTTCAATCACCCGCGGCCATTTTTTGGATACAC
This genomic interval from Phoenix dactylifera cultivar Barhee BC4 unplaced genomic scaffold, palm_55x_up_171113_PBpolish2nd_filt_p 001600F, whole genome shotgun sequence contains the following:
- the LOC120108864 gene encoding brassinosteroid LRR receptor kinase BRL1-like yields the protein MQSGRATEKTDVYRFGVLVLEVLSGKRPTDSLFIEKDLNILGWMAAVRAWLLMALLASICLVKENNAEDIGYGTIGKGGGEVHCGVGHKGNCRPHEAAPYHRPCQKKDGCRGDPPNTEKIVEHDGNLPKPKAGKRIKDAEQLLHSLGPTPM